The following proteins are co-located in the Streptomyces sp. DT2A-34 genome:
- a CDS encoding hydantoinase B/oxoprolinase family protein yields the protein MTGWQFWVDRGGTFTDIVARRPDGRLLTHKLLSENPARYSDAAVAGVRELLDGSQDHPIESVRMGTTVATNALLERKGERTLLVITRGFRDALRIAYQNRPRIFARRIELPELLYERVVEVDERIAADGAVLHTPDLDALVGPLREAYDDGIRAVAVVCMHSHLHPAHEQAVGELAAHIGFPQISLSSEVSPLMKLVPRGDTAVVDAYLSPVLRRYVQHVADELEDVRLMFMQSNGGLAEAGQFRGKDAILSGPAGGIVGMARMSQLAGFDRVIGFDMGGTSTDVSHFAGEYERVFTTQISGVRLRAPMLDIHTVAAGGGSVLHFDGSRYRVGPDSAGADPGPACYRGGGPLAVTDANVMLGRIQPAHFPKVFGPEGDQPLDDALVRERFTALARDIREQTGDDRTPEQVAEGYLQIAVANIANAVKRISVQKGHDVTRYALTTFGGAGGQHACMVADSLGIRTVLVPPMAGVLSALGIGLADTTAMREQSAEAPLEATSMPGVLKTAGDLESAARTELLDEDVPEDGIKVTRRAQLRYDGTDTTLTVELTDPNTMRRAFEDRHRATYSFTLDRPIVVEALSVEATGITEPPDLSALAPYEAAPEGSPATPRTVRLHTGGTWRDVPLHRREDLPPGQTVTGPAIITEASATTVVDDGWQAATTDDGHLVMERAAITQSSDLDTKADPVLLEVFNNLFMSIAEQMGARLESTAQSVNIKERLDFSCALFDPDGNLVANAPHIPVHLGSMGTSVKEVIRRRGSRMRPGDTYAVNDPYHGGTHLPDVTVITPVFDTGSTANTEGEPEILFYVASRGHHAEIGGIAPGSMPADSSTIEEEGILFDNWLLAENGRFCEEETLRLLTEAPYPSRNPKTNLADLRAQIAANQKGVDEVARMIENFGLDVVQAYMRHVQDNAEEAVRGVIDALDDGEYAYETDSGAVIRVRVRVDRENRSANVDFTGTSPQLATNFNAPFSVVNAAVLYVFRTLVADDIPLNDGCLRPLEIVVPPGSMLAPEPPAAVVAGNVETSQAITGALYAALGVQAEGSGTMNNVTFGNERHQYYETVASGSGAGDGFPGAPVVQTHMTNSRLTDPEVLEWRLPVQLDEFAVRRGSGGAGQWHGGDGAVRRIRFHEPMTVSTLSQHRRVPPYGMAGGEPGALGANRVERADGTVTALAGSDSADVGPGDVLVIETPGGGGYGPPSRDPHQAGEEIDDLRAF from the coding sequence GTGACAGGCTGGCAGTTCTGGGTCGACCGTGGCGGCACCTTCACGGACATCGTCGCGCGCCGCCCGGACGGCCGTCTGCTGACCCACAAACTCCTGTCGGAGAACCCGGCGCGATACTCCGACGCGGCCGTCGCGGGCGTACGCGAACTGCTGGACGGCTCCCAGGACCACCCCATCGAGTCCGTCCGGATGGGCACGACGGTCGCCACGAACGCCCTTCTCGAGCGCAAGGGCGAGCGGACCCTGCTGGTCATCACCCGTGGCTTTCGCGACGCCCTGCGCATCGCCTACCAGAACCGGCCCCGCATCTTCGCCCGCCGCATCGAACTTCCGGAGCTGCTCTACGAAAGGGTCGTCGAGGTCGACGAGCGCATCGCCGCCGACGGCGCCGTCCTGCACACTCCCGACCTGGACGCCCTCGTCGGCCCTCTCCGGGAGGCGTACGACGACGGCATCCGTGCCGTCGCCGTGGTCTGCATGCACAGCCACCTCCACCCCGCCCACGAACAGGCCGTCGGCGAGCTCGCCGCCCACATCGGCTTCCCGCAGATCTCGCTGTCCAGCGAGGTCAGCCCTCTGATGAAGCTCGTCCCGCGCGGGGACACCGCCGTCGTGGACGCCTACCTCTCGCCCGTGCTGCGTCGCTACGTCCAGCACGTCGCCGACGAGCTCGAAGACGTGCGGCTGATGTTCATGCAGTCCAACGGCGGTCTCGCCGAAGCCGGGCAGTTCCGCGGCAAGGACGCCATTCTCTCCGGTCCCGCCGGAGGCATCGTCGGCATGGCACGCATGTCGCAGCTCGCCGGCTTCGACCGCGTCATCGGCTTCGACATGGGCGGCACCTCCACCGATGTCTCGCACTTCGCCGGCGAGTACGAACGGGTCTTCACCACACAGATCTCCGGCGTCCGCCTGCGCGCCCCCATGCTGGACATCCACACCGTCGCGGCAGGCGGCGGCTCGGTCCTCCACTTCGACGGGTCCCGCTACCGCGTAGGGCCGGACTCGGCGGGCGCGGACCCGGGGCCCGCCTGCTACCGGGGCGGCGGCCCGCTCGCAGTCACCGACGCCAACGTCATGCTCGGCCGCATCCAACCCGCCCACTTTCCCAAGGTGTTCGGCCCCGAGGGCGACCAGCCCCTCGACGACGCCCTCGTCCGGGAGCGCTTCACCGCCCTCGCGCGCGACATCCGCGAGCAGACCGGAGACGACCGCACCCCCGAGCAGGTCGCCGAGGGCTACCTGCAGATCGCGGTCGCCAACATCGCCAACGCCGTGAAGCGGATCTCCGTCCAGAAGGGCCACGACGTCACCCGCTACGCCCTCACCACCTTCGGCGGTGCGGGTGGCCAGCACGCGTGCATGGTCGCCGACTCCCTCGGTATCCGCACCGTCCTCGTGCCGCCCATGGCCGGCGTCCTCTCCGCACTCGGCATCGGCCTCGCCGACACCACGGCCATGCGTGAACAGTCCGCCGAGGCGCCCCTGGAGGCCACCTCCATGCCCGGCGTCCTGAAGACCGCGGGCGACCTCGAATCCGCTGCCCGCACCGAACTCCTCGACGAGGACGTCCCAGAGGACGGCATCAAGGTCACCCGACGAGCTCAACTCCGCTACGACGGCACCGACACCACCCTCACAGTCGAACTCACCGACCCCAACACCATGCGGCGCGCCTTCGAAGACCGTCATCGCGCCACGTACTCCTTCACCCTCGACCGCCCGATCGTCGTCGAAGCCCTCTCCGTCGAAGCCACCGGCATCACCGAACCCCCCGATCTCTCCGCTCTCGCCCCCTACGAAGCCGCCCCTGAAGGCAGCCCGGCCACCCCGCGGACCGTCCGCCTCCACACGGGCGGCACATGGCGCGACGTACCCCTCCATCGCCGCGAGGACCTGCCTCCCGGCCAGACCGTCACCGGCCCGGCGATCATCACCGAGGCCAGTGCGACGACCGTCGTCGACGACGGCTGGCAAGCCGCGACGACCGACGACGGGCATCTGGTCATGGAACGCGCGGCGATTACGCAGAGTTCCGATCTCGACACGAAAGCCGACCCGGTTCTTCTCGAGGTCTTCAACAACCTCTTCATGTCCATCGCCGAACAGATGGGCGCCCGCCTCGAATCCACGGCCCAGTCCGTCAACATCAAGGAACGCCTGGACTTCTCCTGCGCCCTCTTCGACCCGGACGGAAACCTGGTGGCCAACGCCCCGCACATCCCCGTCCACCTGGGCTCGATGGGCACCAGCGTCAAGGAGGTCATCCGGCGCCGCGGCTCCCGGATGCGCCCCGGCGACACCTACGCCGTCAACGACCCGTACCACGGCGGCACTCACCTGCCCGACGTCACCGTGATCACCCCGGTCTTCGACACGGGGAGCACGGCGAACACGGAGGGTGAGCCGGAAATCCTCTTCTACGTCGCCTCCCGTGGCCATCACGCCGAGATCGGCGGCATTGCCCCCGGCTCCATGCCCGCCGACAGCAGCACCATCGAGGAGGAGGGAATCCTCTTCGACAACTGGCTGCTCGCCGAGAACGGCCGCTTCTGCGAGGAGGAGACCCTCCGCCTGCTCACCGAGGCGCCCTACCCCTCCCGCAACCCCAAGACCAACCTCGCCGACCTGCGCGCCCAGATCGCGGCCAACCAGAAGGGCGTCGACGAAGTCGCCCGCATGATCGAGAACTTCGGCCTCGACGTCGTTCAGGCGTACATGAGGCATGTCCAGGACAACGCGGAGGAAGCAGTACGCGGCGTCATCGACGCCCTGGACGACGGCGAGTACGCCTACGAGACCGACTCCGGCGCCGTCATCCGAGTACGCGTGCGCGTGGACCGCGAGAACCGCTCCGCCAACGTCGACTTCACCGGCACCTCCCCGCAGTTGGCCACGAACTTCAACGCCCCCTTCTCGGTCGTCAACGCGGCGGTCCTGTACGTCTTTCGCACTCTGGTCGCCGACGACATCCCGCTCAACGACGGCTGCTTGCGCCCCCTCGAGATCGTCGTGCCGCCCGGTTCCATGCTCGCGCCCGAACCCCCGGCAGCGGTTGTGGCAGGCAATGTGGAGACCTCCCAGGCGATCACAGGCGCGCTCTACGCCGCACTGGGCGTCCAGGCCGAGGGCTCCGGCACCATGAACAACGTCACCTTCGGCAACGAACGCCACCAGTACTACGAGACCGTGGCGTCCGGATCCGGCGCGGGCGACGGGTTCCCCGGGGCGCCCGTAGTGCAGACCCACATGACCAACTCGCGGCTCACCGATCCCGAAGTGCTGGAGTGGCGGCTGCCCGTACAGCTCGACGAGTTCGCCGTGCGGCGCGGCAGCGGCGGCGCCGGGCAGTGGCACGGCGGCGACGGCGCTGTGCGCCGCATCCGGTTCCACGAGCCCATGACCGTCTCCACGCTCTCCCAGCACCGCAGGGTCCCGCCGTACGGCATGGCGGGCGGCGAACCCGGTGCGCTGGGAGCCAACCGCGTCGAACGCGCGGACGGCACGGTCACTGCACTCGCCGGAAGCGACTCGGCCGACGTCGGCCCCGGCGACGTACTCGTCATCGAAACCCCCGGCGGCGGAGGCTACGGCCCACCGTCGCGCGACCCCCATCAAGCAGGAGAAGAGATCGATGATCTTCGGGCGTTCTGA
- a CDS encoding NAD(P)/FAD-dependent oxidoreductase: MRTVTVVGASLSGLYAARELRAQGFDGRLVIIGDEPHRPYDRPPLSKDFLTGRSGEDRLALTDAEETAELDAEWFLGARARARGLDPRSRTVLLDNGRTVSTDGVVIATGASARRLPADGLAGVHTLRTLDDARALRAELTRGPLQVVVIGGGFIGAETASSCAALGHTVTVVEAAPLPLVPQLGAEMAAVCAALHRRGGVELVTGTSVAGLRGTIGVTGVELADGRTLPADVVIVGIGATPNTAWLADSTLTLQDGVLCDDGCVTALPQVVAVGDVARVGGSRAEHWTSATEQPRVAVANLLAGRSAETARSLPYFWSDQYGARIQFAGRRKDGDTVRITEGELADGAPVEDGFLALYERDGRTTAVLSVDRPRAFMRARRELVRRTNQTRPAVV, encoded by the coding sequence ATGAGGACCGTGACCGTCGTCGGAGCCTCCCTCTCCGGTCTGTACGCCGCCCGGGAGCTGCGGGCCCAGGGCTTCGACGGGCGACTGGTGATCATCGGCGACGAACCTCACCGCCCCTACGACCGACCTCCTCTCTCCAAGGACTTCCTCACCGGACGGTCCGGCGAGGACCGACTCGCTCTAACCGACGCCGAGGAGACCGCCGAACTGGATGCCGAGTGGTTCCTCGGCGCCCGCGCCCGCGCCCGCGGCCTCGACCCGCGCAGCCGCACCGTCCTCCTCGACAACGGCCGCACCGTCTCCACCGACGGCGTCGTCATCGCCACCGGCGCCTCGGCCCGCCGCCTCCCTGCTGACGGCCTCGCCGGCGTCCACACCCTCCGCACCCTCGACGACGCCCGCGCCCTGCGCGCGGAACTCACCCGAGGCCCGCTCCAAGTCGTCGTCATCGGCGGCGGTTTCATAGGTGCCGAAACCGCGTCCTCCTGCGCCGCCCTCGGCCACACCGTCACCGTCGTCGAGGCCGCCCCGCTCCCGCTCGTGCCCCAACTGGGCGCCGAAATGGCCGCCGTGTGCGCCGCTCTGCACCGCCGTGGCGGGGTGGAACTGGTCACCGGCACTTCGGTCGCCGGACTGCGCGGCACGATCGGCGTCACCGGTGTGGAACTCGCCGACGGCCGCACCCTCCCCGCCGACGTTGTGATCGTCGGCATCGGCGCCACCCCCAACACCGCCTGGCTGGCGGACTCGACGCTCACCCTGCAGGACGGTGTCCTGTGCGACGACGGCTGCGTCACGGCGTTGCCCCAGGTTGTCGCCGTGGGGGACGTCGCCCGCGTCGGCGGCTCCCGCGCCGAGCACTGGACCTCTGCGACGGAACAGCCCCGGGTCGCTGTGGCCAACCTGCTCGCCGGTCGCAGCGCCGAGACCGCCCGATCCCTGCCCTACTTCTGGTCGGACCAGTACGGAGCGCGCATCCAGTTCGCGGGCCGACGCAAGGACGGGGACACGGTCCGCATCACCGAGGGCGAACTTGCCGACGGCGCACCGGTCGAGGACGGGTTCCTTGCCCTGTACGAACGTGACGGCAGGACGACCGCCGTCCTCTCCGTGGACCGCCCACGCGCGTTCATGCGAGCGCGGCGCGAACTGGTCCGCAGGACGAACCAGACCCGGCCGGCCGTGGTCTGA
- a CDS encoding nitrate- and nitrite sensing domain-containing protein: MRFRGKSVRRKMVALLLVPLVSLTAIWGFATVLTGRGVAQLFTVSSLVEKIGYSTEDAVRVLQQERRQALVYLADRRASDALSALRETRSATDAAVAEIRKNAKDPDVRDGMDEGDAERLTAVLDAFDGINSLRRSVEDGTVTRSQALGLYNRLVDPCYALLGSLDGIDSVAMDKQARALLNVTRARELLSREDALLSSALVVGKLSREEIRQVSDLVAQRSLMYDISLTDLPSSERERYKRFWDNASTAPLRVAEQAVILSQAGRPSKVDAKSWDTAAGSVLDELSKLNDEAGARYQDRVSPVAMGVILKAAVAGVLGLLALLFSLFLSVRIGRGLIRDLRQLRLEAHEASGVRLPSVMRRLSSGEQVDVETEVPHLEYDKNEIGEVGQALNTLQRAAVEAAVKQAELRAGVAEVFVNLARRSQVLLHKQLTLLDTMERRTEDTDELADLFRLDHLTTRMRRHAEGLVILSGAAPSRQWRKPVQLMDVVRAAVAEVEDYERIEVRRLPRVAVTGPAVADLTHLVAELLENATVFSPPHTAVQVLGERVANGFTLEIHDRGLGMAADALLDANLRLAETPEFELSDTDRLGLFVVSRLAQRQNVRVSLQPSPYGGTTAVVFIPDALLTDDVPDTNGIGFRLDRPTPSKEAELEETRRAALAHVPARVPGLPASLLDGPVELEAPVDLDALNDFPDALDDEDSERGGLFRPRRALAHVEDEASGPLGGHPVSGIHGATDRSDTDGDVSAPVPLPRRRTPKLVSSHGRPVTEQRSRRGETDADPPTGSPSRPEPNDLAPLPTRRRGTGPLGEATGAQDRIGDRTDTWPSAGHDRSEPSKPAALPKRTRRAAIESSGLDHSAPSTAAAQWESGSGSGPLPRRVRQASLAPQLKQGPARRAEENTELVERDADEVRSRMASLQRGWQRGRQENAAGDDAHSGTAQGTTKGDGR, encoded by the coding sequence ATGCGCTTTCGCGGGAAGTCCGTCCGCCGGAAGATGGTGGCGCTGCTTCTCGTGCCGCTGGTGTCCCTGACCGCGATCTGGGGCTTCGCCACGGTACTCACGGGGCGAGGTGTGGCCCAGCTGTTCACGGTGTCGTCCCTCGTCGAGAAGATCGGCTACTCCACCGAGGACGCCGTCCGCGTCCTGCAGCAGGAACGTCGCCAGGCCCTCGTCTATCTCGCCGACCGGCGGGCCTCGGACGCGCTGTCCGCACTGAGGGAGACCCGGAGCGCCACCGACGCCGCCGTCGCCGAGATCCGCAAGAACGCCAAGGACCCTGACGTCCGCGACGGCATGGACGAGGGCGACGCAGAGCGCCTCACCGCCGTCCTGGACGCCTTCGACGGCATCAACTCCCTGCGCCGCAGCGTCGAGGACGGAACGGTGACCCGCTCCCAGGCCCTCGGCCTGTACAACCGGCTCGTCGACCCCTGTTACGCCCTGCTGGGTTCCCTCGACGGAATCGACAGCGTGGCGATGGACAAACAGGCCCGCGCCCTTCTCAACGTGACCCGCGCCCGCGAACTGCTCTCCCGCGAGGACGCGTTGCTGAGTTCCGCCCTGGTGGTCGGAAAGCTGTCCCGCGAAGAGATACGCCAGGTCTCCGACCTCGTCGCCCAGCGCAGCCTCATGTACGACATCAGCCTGACGGACCTGCCGTCGTCCGAGCGCGAACGCTACAAGCGCTTCTGGGACAACGCCTCCACTGCTCCACTGCGCGTCGCCGAACAGGCCGTCATCCTGTCCCAGGCAGGTAGGCCCAGCAAGGTCGACGCCAAGAGCTGGGACACCGCCGCCGGCAGCGTCCTCGACGAGCTCAGCAAGCTCAACGACGAGGCGGGCGCCCGCTATCAGGACCGCGTCAGCCCGGTGGCGATGGGCGTCATCCTGAAGGCGGCCGTCGCCGGTGTCCTCGGGCTGCTCGCCCTGCTGTTCTCTCTCTTCCTGTCCGTGCGCATCGGGCGCGGCCTCATCCGCGACCTGCGGCAGCTGCGACTGGAGGCCCACGAGGCGTCCGGCGTACGCCTGCCCAGTGTGATGCGCCGTCTCTCCTCCGGTGAACAGGTCGACGTGGAGACCGAGGTCCCACACCTGGAATACGACAAGAACGAGATCGGCGAGGTCGGCCAGGCCCTCAACACCCTGCAGCGCGCCGCCGTCGAGGCCGCCGTCAAGCAGGCCGAACTGCGCGCCGGTGTCGCCGAGGTCTTCGTCAACCTCGCCCGCCGCAGCCAGGTCCTCCTCCACAAGCAGCTCACCCTCCTCGACACCATGGAACGCCGGACCGAGGACACCGACGAACTCGCCGACCTGTTCCGCCTCGACCACCTGACCACCCGTATGCGCCGGCACGCCGAAGGCCTGGTGATCCTCTCCGGCGCCGCCCCGTCCCGGCAGTGGCGCAAGCCCGTCCAGCTCATGGATGTCGTACGCGCCGCGGTCGCCGAGGTCGAGGACTACGAGCGCATCGAGGTCCGACGTCTGCCTCGCGTCGCCGTGACCGGACCGGCCGTCGCGGACCTCACGCACCTCGTGGCCGAACTCCTGGAGAACGCCACGGTGTTCTCCCCGCCGCACACCGCAGTGCAGGTCCTGGGCGAGCGGGTCGCCAACGGCTTCACCCTTGAGATCCACGACCGCGGCCTGGGCATGGCGGCCGACGCCCTGCTGGACGCCAACCTCCGGCTCGCCGAGACGCCCGAGTTCGAGCTGTCCGACACCGACCGGCTCGGCCTGTTCGTGGTCAGCCGGCTCGCCCAGCGGCAGAACGTCCGGGTCTCGCTGCAGCCGTCGCCGTACGGCGGCACCACCGCCGTGGTCTTCATCCCCGACGCGTTGCTCACCGACGACGTCCCCGACACCAACGGCATCGGGTTCCGTCTCGACCGGCCCACCCCCTCGAAGGAGGCCGAGCTGGAGGAGACGCGCCGCGCCGCCCTCGCCCACGTGCCGGCCCGTGTGCCCGGCCTGCCCGCCTCGCTCCTGGACGGGCCGGTGGAGCTGGAGGCCCCCGTCGACCTGGACGCGCTCAACGACTTCCCGGACGCACTCGACGACGAGGACAGCGAACGCGGCGGTCTCTTCCGCCCCCGCCGTGCTCTCGCCCATGTGGAGGACGAGGCGTCGGGCCCGCTCGGCGGACACCCGGTCTCCGGCATCCACGGCGCAACGGACCGCTCCGACACGGACGGCGATGTGAGCGCCCCCGTCCCGCTGCCCCGCCGCCGGACGCCCAAGCTGGTCAGTTCGCACGGACGCCCGGTCACCGAGCAGCGCTCCCGGCGAGGGGAGACGGACGCAGACCCTCCGACAGGCAGCCCGAGCCGCCCGGAGCCGAACGACCTCGCCCCGCTGCCGACCCGACGTCGCGGTACGGGACCCCTCGGAGAGGCCACCGGCGCGCAGGACCGGATCGGTGACCGTACCGACACGTGGCCCAGCGCGGGGCACGACCGAAGTGAGCCGTCGAAGCCCGCAGCCCTCCCGAAGCGCACGCGGCGTGCCGCGATCGAATCGAGTGGCCTGGACCACTCCGCTCCGAGCACGGCCGCCGCGCAGTGGGAGAGCGGCTCAGGCTCCGGTCCGCTGCCCCGGCGTGTACGACAGGCCAGCCTGGCTCCGCAGCTCAAACAGGGCCCCGCTCGGCGAGCCGAGGAGAACACGGAACTCGTCGAGCGGGACGCGGACGAGGTACGCAGCCGAATGGCATCGCTCCAGCGTGGCTGGCAGCGCGGCCGCCAGGAGAACGCCGCGGGCGACGACGCCCACAGCGGCACAGCACAAGGAACGACAAAGGGGGACGGTCGATGA
- the glpK gene encoding glycerol kinase GlpK produces MTDKFVAAIDQGTTSSRCIIFNQDGAIVAVDQREHRQIFPKPGWVEHDATEIWSKVQAVVAGAIAKAGLRADQLSALGITNQRETTVLWDRATGKPVHNAIVWQDTRTAALCNQLGGSDGQDRFREQTGLPLASYFSGPKAAWLLDNVPGLRARAERGEIAFGTIDSWLIWNLTGGTDGGHHVTDVTNAGRTMLMNLESLQWDSSILSAMNVPEAVLPEIKSSAEVYGTAVGQLSGVPVASALGDQQAAVFGQACYDVGTAKNTYGTGSFLLLNTGNRPVPSKSGLLTTMGYKIGSEAPVYCLEGSIAITGALVQWFRDQLGIIRTADEIETLAASVEDNGGAYIVPAFSGLFAPYWRSDARGVITGLTRYVTKAHLARAVLEATSWQTREVVDAMYQDSGVQITTLKVDGGMTKNNLLMQHQADVLDVPVIRPKVSETTCLGAAYAAGLATGVWNDLDELKTHWAKDAEWTPAMTAAERDREYHNWRKAVEKSFGWQEDGDT; encoded by the coding sequence ATGACGGACAAGTTCGTCGCCGCAATCGACCAGGGCACGACCTCCAGCCGCTGCATCATCTTCAACCAGGACGGCGCCATCGTGGCCGTCGACCAGCGCGAGCACCGCCAGATCTTCCCCAAGCCAGGGTGGGTGGAGCACGACGCCACCGAGATCTGGTCCAAGGTGCAGGCCGTGGTCGCCGGGGCGATCGCCAAGGCGGGGCTGCGCGCCGATCAGCTCAGCGCCCTCGGCATCACCAACCAGCGCGAGACGACGGTCCTGTGGGACCGCGCGACGGGCAAGCCGGTGCACAACGCGATCGTGTGGCAGGACACGCGTACCGCGGCGCTGTGCAACCAACTCGGCGGTTCGGATGGGCAGGATCGTTTCCGCGAGCAGACGGGGCTGCCGCTGGCCAGCTACTTCTCGGGCCCGAAGGCGGCCTGGCTGCTGGACAACGTGCCTGGTCTCAGGGCCCGCGCCGAGCGCGGCGAGATCGCCTTCGGCACCATCGACTCCTGGCTGATCTGGAACCTCACCGGCGGTACGGACGGCGGGCACCACGTCACCGACGTGACCAACGCCGGCCGCACCATGCTGATGAACCTGGAGAGCCTGCAGTGGGACTCCTCGATCCTTTCCGCCATGAACGTGCCCGAGGCGGTCCTGCCGGAGATCAAGTCCTCCGCCGAGGTGTACGGAACCGCTGTCGGGCAGCTGTCCGGCGTGCCCGTCGCGTCCGCGCTGGGCGACCAGCAAGCGGCCGTGTTCGGGCAGGCCTGCTACGACGTGGGCACGGCGAAGAACACGTACGGCACGGGCAGCTTCCTGCTGCTCAACACGGGCAACCGGCCGGTGCCGTCGAAGAGCGGGCTGCTGACGACCATGGGCTACAAGATCGGCAGCGAGGCGCCCGTGTACTGCCTGGAGGGGTCGATAGCGATAACGGGCGCGCTGGTCCAATGGTTCCGGGACCAGCTCGGCATCATCCGCACCGCCGACGAGATCGAGACCTTGGCGGCAAGCGTCGAGGACAACGGAGGCGCGTACATCGTGCCCGCCTTCTCCGGCCTGTTCGCGCCGTACTGGCGCTCCGACGCGCGCGGTGTCATCACCGGACTGACGCGGTACGTCACCAAGGCGCACCTCGCGCGCGCGGTGCTGGAGGCGACGAGCTGGCAGACGCGCGAGGTCGTGGACGCCATGTACCAGGACTCCGGGGTGCAGATCACGACCCTGAAGGTCGACGGCGGCATGACGAAGAACAACCTGCTCATGCAGCACCAGGCGGATGTGCTCGACGTGCCTGTGATCCGGCCCAAGGTCTCCGAGACGACCTGTCTGGGTGCCGCTTACGCGGCGGGGCTGGCCACGGGTGTGTGGAACGACCTGGACGAGCTCAAGACGCACTGGGCGAAGGACGCCGAGTGGACGCCCGCCATGACTGCCGCCGAGCGTGACCGCGAGTACCACAACTGGCGCAAGGCGGTGGAGAAGAGCTTCGGCTGGCAGGAGGACGGCGACACCTGA
- a CDS encoding ATP/GTP-binding protein, translating into MIFGRSERGKPPVEPVTLKILVAGGFGVGKTTLVGAVSEIRPLRTEELLTEAGRPVDDTSGVEGKRTTTVAMDFGRITLREDLVLYLFGTPGQERFWFMWDELSEGALGAVVLADTRRLEDCFAAVDYFERRSIPFLVGVNCFEGAARYPAADIRQALDLDDGVPLLLCDARDRESVKETLIGVVQHAMAYQADRRQTVTT; encoded by the coding sequence ATGATCTTCGGGCGTTCTGAGCGCGGGAAGCCTCCGGTCGAGCCCGTCACGCTCAAGATCCTGGTGGCCGGCGGCTTCGGCGTGGGCAAGACCACCCTCGTCGGCGCGGTCAGCGAGATCAGGCCGCTGCGTACCGAGGAACTGCTCACCGAGGCCGGGCGCCCGGTCGACGACACGAGCGGTGTCGAGGGCAAGCGCACCACCACCGTGGCCATGGACTTCGGCCGCATCACGCTGCGCGAGGACCTGGTGCTGTACCTCTTCGGCACGCCTGGCCAGGAGCGGTTCTGGTTCATGTGGGACGAGCTCTCGGAGGGAGCGCTCGGCGCCGTCGTCCTCGCCGACACCCGCCGCCTCGAGGACTGCTTCGCGGCCGTGGACTACTTCGAACGGCGTTCCATACCCTTCCTCGTCGGCGTCAACTGCTTCGAGGGAGCCGCCCGTTACCCGGCGGCGGACATCCGCCAGGCCCTCGACCTCGACGACGGCGTACCGCTGCTGCTGTGCGACGCCCGCGACCGGGAGTCCGTCAAGGAGACCCTCATCGGCGTCGTCCAGCACGCGATGGCCTACCAGGCGGACCGCCGTCAGACCGTGACTACCTGA
- a CDS encoding DUF742 domain-containing protein: MSADGQGRSHWFDDEAGPVVRPYAMTRGRTTSAAQHRLDLIAVVVVEPHADDPEADSMLSPEHVDIVELCRDAPQSVAELSAEIDLPIGVVRVLVGDLVDAEFVHVNRPVPPAELVDESILRDVINGLRAL, translated from the coding sequence ATGAGCGCTGACGGTCAGGGAAGAAGCCACTGGTTCGACGACGAGGCCGGGCCGGTCGTCCGTCCGTACGCCATGACGCGCGGCCGCACCACCAGTGCGGCCCAGCACCGCCTCGACCTGATCGCGGTCGTCGTCGTGGAACCGCACGCGGACGACCCGGAAGCGGACTCGATGCTGTCCCCGGAGCACGTGGACATCGTCGAACTGTGCCGTGATGCCCCGCAGTCCGTTGCCGAACTCTCCGCCGAGATCGACCTGCCCATCGGAGTCGTACGCGTCCTCGTCGGGGATCTCGTGGACGCGGAATTCGTCCATGTGAACCGGCCCGTACCGCCTGCCGAGCTGGTGGACGAGAGTATTCTGCGCGACGTGATCAACGGCCTGCGGGCGCTGTGA
- a CDS encoding roadblock/LC7 domain-containing protein, with protein sequence MTAPKATGHTATNQSGELNWLLDDLVDRVASIRKALVLSGDGLPTGVSKDLTREDSEHLAAVASGFHSLAKGVGRHFEAGNVRQTVVELDDAFLFVTAAGDGSCLAVLSDADSDVGLVAYEMTLLVKRVGVHLGTAPRTDLPAGG encoded by the coding sequence ATGACCGCACCGAAGGCGACCGGCCACACCGCGACCAACCAGTCCGGCGAGCTCAACTGGCTCCTCGACGACCTGGTGGACCGCGTCGCCAGCATCCGTAAGGCCCTCGTGCTCTCCGGCGACGGCCTGCCGACGGGGGTGTCCAAGGATCTGACCCGCGAGGACAGCGAGCACCTGGCCGCCGTCGCGTCCGGATTCCACAGCCTCGCCAAGGGCGTGGGCCGCCACTTCGAGGCGGGCAATGTCCGGCAGACGGTCGTCGAGCTCGATGACGCCTTCCTGTTCGTGACGGCCGCGGGCGACGGCAGCTGCCTCGCCGTGCTCTCGGACGCCGACTCGGACGTCGGCCTGGTCGCCTACGAGATGACGCTCCTCGTCAAGCGGGTCGGAGTGCATCTGGGTACCGCTCCGCGCACCGATCTGCCCGCGGGCGGGTAG